One part of the Thermanaerothrix sp. genome encodes these proteins:
- a CDS encoding citrate lyase holo-[acyl-carrier protein] synthase, giving the protein MGCRRGRDHGSYGPSPLEEVLRAREERSALRQALVGDLRRLSPYEAAVVQGGLNVPGWPKSLKGGMGRLMGAISNALEGLRWRELASLEDPLGPFLLAAVEADPLEVKGRCLKLEEELPWGRLLDLDVFDLWDPTKPIKRQALGFQERRCLMCPRPAKECAQGSRHHLGALRRRALVLWEFPQHFLQVFLPELEGQEGAKGAPRKA; this is encoded by the coding sequence ATGGGCTGCCGCAGGGGGCGTGATCACGGGAGCTATGGGCCTTCACCCCTGGAGGAGGTCTTAAGGGCCCGGGAGGAGCGCTCCGCCCTCCGTCAGGCCCTCGTGGGGGATTTGCGCCGCCTTAGCCCTTACGAAGCTGCTGTGGTGCAAGGGGGACTTAACGTGCCGGGCTGGCCCAAGTCCCTCAAGGGTGGTATGGGGCGTCTTATGGGAGCCATTTCCAATGCCCTCGAGGGACTTAGGTGGCGTGAGCTGGCAAGCCTGGAGGACCCGCTGGGGCCGTTCCTGTTGGCGGCGGTGGAGGCAGATCCCCTGGAGGTGAAGGGTAGGTGCCTCAAGCTGGAGGAGGAGCTTCCGTGGGGGAGGCTTTTGGACCTTGACGTATTCGACCTTTGGGACCCCACGAAGCCCATAAAGAGGCAGGCCCTGGGGTTCCAGGAGCGCCGGTGCCTCATGTGCCCAAGGCCCGCCAAGGAGTGCGCCCAAGGCAGCCGCCACCACCTAGGGGCTTTAAGACGAAGGGCCCTGGTCCTTTGGGAGTTCCCCCAGCACTTCCTTCAGGTATTCCTTCCAGAGCTTGAGGGCCAGGAGGGCGCAAAGGGTGCCCCCCGCAAGGCCTAA
- a CDS encoding PLP-dependent aminotransferase family protein — translation MLHPAEELSSQFPLHPSPLVKYIRLGLANGALPLTSGQPYLEAMDVEAMAECAMAGILSHKKALLYGSNRGLGALREAVLQWQKEEGCAPREAAEENLMMTLGSQYAFDLICQGTINPSDMVAFDAPCYPDTWCTLIRHKARLLPIPVDRDGMDLDQLEERCSRGDVPKLVYTILNHQNPSGCSMSPERQRRLLEMADRHRFLVVVDDPYRLLNLDGPRDDQASIPCLGFQSGMVLYLGSFSKILAPGVRLGWILGHPAMVESLARLQEMTMISLPAADSLLVLEFLKRGLMAGQLQRVRSFLKVRRDALRDGLLRWNLKLRVPSGGCFINLFVDQPSAMAVELVTKRGVATVPELAFWPPVPKAQDRFLRLSFSWCSPEELRRAADTIGQLASGGAEG, via the coding sequence ATGCTGCATCCCGCCGAAGAACTATCCTCCCAGTTTCCGCTGCATCCCTCCCCGCTGGTGAAGTACATACGCCTGGGCCTCGCCAACGGGGCGCTGCCGCTCACTTCCGGCCAGCCATACCTGGAGGCCATGGACGTAGAAGCCATGGCGGAGTGCGCCATGGCCGGGATCCTGTCCCACAAAAAGGCCCTCCTCTACGGAAGCAACCGAGGCCTTGGGGCCCTGCGGGAAGCGGTGCTTCAGTGGCAAAAGGAGGAGGGCTGCGCCCCAAGGGAAGCGGCGGAGGAGAACCTGATGATGACCCTGGGCTCCCAGTACGCCTTCGACCTAATCTGCCAGGGCACCATCAACCCCAGCGACATGGTGGCCTTCGACGCCCCCTGCTACCCCGACACCTGGTGCACCCTGATCCGCCACAAAGCCCGCCTCCTGCCCATACCGGTGGACCGGGACGGCATGGACCTGGACCAGCTGGAGGAACGCTGCTCCAGGGGGGACGTGCCCAAGCTGGTGTACACCATCCTGAACCACCAAAACCCCTCGGGATGCTCCATGAGCCCCGAAAGGCAAAGGCGCCTCCTTGAGATGGCGGACCGCCACCGGTTCCTGGTGGTGGTGGACGACCCCTACCGGCTGTTGAACCTGGACGGCCCCCGAGACGACCAGGCCTCCATACCGTGCCTTGGGTTCCAATCAGGTATGGTGCTTTACCTTGGCTCCTTCTCAAAGATACTGGCGCCGGGAGTCCGGCTTGGCTGGATATTGGGGCACCCAGCCATGGTGGAGTCCCTGGCCAGGCTGCAGGAGATGACCATGATATCCCTTCCCGCTGCGGACTCCCTGCTGGTGCTGGAGTTCCTAAAACGAGGGCTCATGGCGGGACAGCTCCAGCGGGTTCGGAGCTTCCTCAAGGTCCGGCGGGACGCGCTGCGGGACGGGCTTCTAAGGTGGAACCTCAAACTAAGGGTACCCTCCGGGGGGTGCTTCATCAACCTCTTCGTGGACCAGCCCTCCGCCATGGCCGTGGAGCTGGTCACGAAAAGAGGGGTGGCCACGGTGCCGGAGCTGGCCTTCTGGCCTCCGGTGCCAAAGGCCCAGGACCGGTTCTTGCGGCTTTCCTTCTCCTGGTGTTCCCCCGAGGAGCTGCGCAGGGCGGCGGACACCATAGGACAGCTGGCCTCGGGAGGGGCGGAAGGATGA
- a CDS encoding PLP-dependent aminotransferase family protein, with the protein MLEIPLDRGSSVPLHRQVSHHIRRLILSGALPAGSQLPSFREMSWSLKVSRSTVEEAYSDLEGEGLVCLVPRKGVFVAPVEAGCAAERRDNGPVRVLDRVDLASEGPFEDLAPRREVRRALRWVMDKLGAPGWSSPLEGLQELKGHLAGHSALRGVPALKEQMIVTSGGREGLSLCLWALVRRGARRLWVDRLTYPLAFRQGVALGMEIVPFENLRELQGASRGDVVYLVPSFHNPTGRTMGAEERNWVLEASADRGFVILEDDTYGELRYGPSSVPALKALDMTGEVLYLGSFSQGLFLEAKLGYLLCPHGMMDAVLELKETFFGAANLFSQLTALRLFEEGAVNRILERNRCLVRQRMEALCCALRIPVPQGGVFAWLKVPCGGMEFARRLKGLGVEVVPGSRFSPLGEDVPAVRLSVASASSQDVRRAAGVVREVLDGLPQGA; encoded by the coding sequence TTGCTGGAGATACCCCTTGACAGGGGGTCTTCGGTACCCCTTCACCGGCAGGTTAGCCATCACATAAGGCGGCTCATCCTTTCCGGCGCGTTGCCTGCGGGAAGCCAGCTGCCCTCCTTCCGGGAGATGTCCTGGTCCTTAAAGGTGAGCCGAAGCACCGTTGAGGAGGCCTACTCGGACCTGGAGGGGGAGGGGCTCGTGTGCCTTGTGCCTCGGAAGGGGGTCTTCGTGGCCCCCGTGGAGGCGGGGTGCGCCGCGGAGCGGCGCGATAACGGGCCCGTTAGGGTGTTGGACCGGGTGGACCTGGCCTCCGAGGGGCCCTTTGAGGATCTCGCGCCCAGGCGGGAGGTCCGGCGGGCCTTGCGGTGGGTGATGGATAAGCTGGGAGCCCCGGGATGGAGCTCGCCCCTTGAGGGGCTGCAGGAGCTTAAGGGGCATCTAGCTGGACACTCGGCGCTCCGGGGTGTGCCGGCCCTTAAGGAGCAGATGATAGTCACATCCGGCGGTCGAGAGGGGCTTTCCCTGTGCCTTTGGGCCCTCGTGCGGCGGGGGGCTAGAAGGCTTTGGGTGGACCGTCTTACGTATCCTTTGGCGTTCCGCCAGGGTGTAGCCCTTGGGATGGAGATAGTGCCCTTTGAGAACCTCCGGGAGCTGCAGGGCGCCAGCAGAGGGGACGTGGTGTACCTGGTCCCCAGCTTCCACAACCCCACCGGGCGCACCATGGGGGCTGAGGAGCGGAACTGGGTGCTGGAGGCGAGCGCGGACCGGGGGTTCGTCATATTGGAGGACGACACCTACGGGGAGCTTCGCTACGGCCCAAGCAGCGTGCCGGCCCTTAAGGCGTTGGACATGACGGGGGAGGTGCTGTACTTAGGGTCCTTTTCGCAGGGGTTGTTCCTGGAGGCGAAGCTTGGATACCTTCTGTGCCCCCATGGCATGATGGATGCCGTGCTGGAGCTTAAGGAGACCTTCTTCGGGGCCGCCAACCTCTTTTCTCAGCTCACGGCGCTGCGCCTTTTCGAAGAGGGGGCGGTGAACCGGATACTGGAGAGGAACCGATGCCTTGTAAGGCAGCGCATGGAAGCCCTGTGTTGCGCCCTTAGGATCCCCGTGCCCCAGGGCGGCGTGTTCGCGTGGCTGAAGGTCCCCTGCGGGGGCATGGAGTTTGCCCGGCGCCTCAAGGGCTTAGGAGTTGAGGTGGTGCCGGGAAGCCGTTTCTCCCCCCTAGGGGAGGACGTCCCGGCGGTGAGGCTTTCGGTGGCCTCCGCCTCTTCCCAGGACGTTCGAAGGGCCGCCGGGGTTGTGAGGGAGGTCTTGGATGGGCTGCCGCAGGGGGCGTGA
- a CDS encoding GntR family transcriptional regulator, protein MFEPSLNEPAQEPRLYTTSAEYVYSTLRREIITKQLTSGTRLPEVAIATRLKVSRTPVREALRRLASEGLVLIIPNSGARVAAPRRKEMEDAYVVREELECLAVRLACSNVTEKHLRRLEECVADEERAFVERNLEAYLEVNEAFHRIIADASGNRVLREYVENILARTNVYIVFYDPFYIVESNPSVGEHRLIIDALRARDAQGAVERMRSHIRLSKGSLSEGEIKAP, encoded by the coding sequence ATGTTCGAGCCATCGCTTAATGAACCTGCTCAGGAGCCTAGACTTTACACCACCTCGGCGGAGTATGTCTACTCCACCCTGAGGCGGGAGATAATCACCAAGCAGCTCACCTCCGGCACCAGGCTTCCGGAGGTGGCCATAGCCACCAGGCTTAAGGTGAGCCGTACGCCGGTGAGGGAGGCCTTGAGGAGGCTGGCCAGCGAGGGCTTGGTGCTCATAATCCCCAACAGCGGCGCCAGGGTGGCGGCCCCCCGGCGGAAGGAGATGGAGGACGCCTACGTGGTGCGGGAGGAGCTGGAGTGCCTTGCGGTGCGGCTTGCGTGTTCCAACGTGACGGAGAAGCACTTAAGGCGCCTTGAGGAGTGCGTGGCGGACGAGGAGAGGGCCTTTGTGGAGCGGAACCTGGAGGCGTACCTTGAGGTGAACGAGGCGTTCCACCGGATAATAGCGGACGCCTCGGGGAACCGGGTTTTAAGGGAGTACGTGGAGAACATCCTGGCCCGCACGAACGTGTACATCGTGTTTTACGACCCCTTCTACATCGTGGAGAGCAACCCCAGCGTTGGGGAGCACCGGCTCATAATAGACGCCTTGAGGGCCAGGGACGCCCAAGGGGCGGTGGAGAGGATGAGAAGCCACATAAGGCTGTCCAAGGGGAGCTTGAGCGAGGGGGAGATTAAGGCTCCCTGA
- a CDS encoding [citrate (pro-3S)-lyase] ligase — MSFGVEVELFHPPRHGMPKEVKGLLTSQGLRLEGAPDVTVLLKVGSCPAATASLEGDVIKMVAVAEEFQEMGLAAQAVSRLIEWARPKGLGHFFIYTKPSEADKFATLGFTEIARSDGAVLLEMGRPNRDDFAASLGALRDEVGVLESGAVVMNANPFTKGHRYLAKIAASMSEHLFVVVVRADRSSFPFEDRFEMVKLGLSDLPNVTVLDSGPYAVSSATFPTYFLRDPSKEELITIETRLDADLFGRLFVPSLGVRRRFVGTEPYCPVTAAYNRAMMEVLPRYGVEVVEIPRLELSGRPVSASLVRSAMAEGRLEDLKELLPETTLSYLLSERGRLLFERVAAAKGGH, encoded by the coding sequence ATGAGCTTTGGCGTTGAGGTGGAGCTCTTTCATCCCCCAAGACACGGTATGCCTAAGGAGGTCAAGGGCCTTCTGACCTCGCAGGGTCTGCGTCTTGAGGGCGCGCCGGACGTGACGGTGCTGTTGAAGGTGGGCTCTTGTCCCGCCGCCACCGCGTCCCTTGAGGGGGACGTGATAAAGATGGTGGCGGTGGCGGAGGAGTTCCAGGAGATGGGCCTTGCGGCCCAGGCGGTTTCAAGGCTCATCGAGTGGGCCCGTCCTAAGGGGCTTGGGCACTTCTTCATATACACCAAGCCGTCGGAGGCGGATAAGTTCGCGACCCTGGGTTTTACTGAGATCGCAAGGTCCGACGGAGCGGTGCTTTTGGAGATGGGGCGCCCCAACAGGGACGACTTCGCCGCTTCCCTTGGGGCCCTGAGGGATGAGGTGGGGGTCCTTGAGTCCGGGGCGGTGGTGATGAACGCCAACCCCTTCACCAAGGGGCACCGCTACCTCGCCAAGATCGCCGCTTCCATGTCGGAGCACCTTTTCGTGGTGGTGGTGAGGGCGGATAGGTCCTCGTTCCCCTTTGAGGACCGGTTTGAGATGGTGAAACTGGGGCTTTCGGACCTTCCGAACGTCACCGTCCTTGACAGCGGCCCTTACGCGGTTTCCTCCGCCACGTTCCCCACCTACTTCCTGCGGGATCCCTCCAAGGAGGAGCTCATAACCATAGAGACCCGTCTGGATGCGGACCTTTTCGGCCGGCTTTTTGTGCCCTCCCTTGGGGTGAGGCGGCGTTTCGTTGGCACCGAGCCCTACTGCCCGGTGACCGCCGCCTATAACCGGGCCATGATGGAGGTGCTCCCCCGCTACGGGGTGGAGGTGGTGGAGATACCCCGCCTTGAGCTGTCCGGCAGGCCCGTGTCCGCCTCTTTGGTCCGTAGCGCCATGGCGGAGGGCCGGTTGGAGGACCTGAAGGAGCTTTTGCCGGAGACCACCTTGAGCTACCTCCTCTCCGAGCGGGGCCGCTTGCTCTTTGAGCGGGTGGCCGCCGCGAAGGGGGGGCACTGA
- a CDS encoding zinc metallopeptidase, giving the protein MFYPFFDPTMLFLIPAVILGIWAQVRVQSTYARYSAVWARRGVTAEQVAQGLLGRFGLRIPVERVPGSLTDHYDPRGKVLRLSDSVWGNYSIAAIGVAAHEVGHAVQDLEGYSPLRIRNAIVPVVNLGSMAALPLFFIGLLFRSPSMMDLGILFFLGVILFHLVTLPVEFDASARALRLLADTGYLGPDEIRGARAVLNAAALTYVAATVMAVSQLLRLLFLRGMIGGRDE; this is encoded by the coding sequence ATGTTCTATCCGTTTTTTGACCCCACCATGTTGTTTCTGATACCGGCGGTCATCCTGGGCATTTGGGCCCAGGTGAGGGTTCAGAGCACCTACGCCCGTTACTCCGCCGTGTGGGCCCGGCGGGGTGTTACCGCGGAGCAGGTGGCCCAGGGGCTTTTGGGCCGTTTTGGCCTTAGGATCCCGGTGGAGCGGGTTCCTGGGAGCCTCACGGACCACTACGACCCCCGGGGCAAGGTGCTCAGGCTTTCGGACAGCGTGTGGGGCAACTACAGCATAGCCGCCATAGGTGTGGCGGCCCACGAGGTGGGGCACGCGGTGCAGGACCTTGAGGGGTACTCCCCCTTGAGGATAAGGAACGCCATAGTGCCGGTGGTTAACCTGGGGTCCATGGCGGCGCTTCCGCTGTTCTTCATCGGGCTCCTGTTCAGGTCTCCGTCCATGATGGACCTTGGCATCCTGTTCTTCCTTGGGGTGATCCTGTTCCACCTGGTGACGCTGCCGGTGGAGTTCGACGCTTCCGCCCGGGCCTTGCGGCTTCTGGCGGACACCGGGTACCTGGGGCCCGACGAGATAAGGGGGGCCCGGGCGGTGCTCAACGCCGCGGCCCTTACCTATGTGGCCGCCACGGTGATGGCGGTGTCCCAGCTGCTAAGGCTCCTGTTCCTGAGGGGCATGATCGGGGGCCGGGACGAGTAG
- a CDS encoding long-chain fatty acid--CoA ligase — MNHRLDEAILKRLGTGEGEHCLWWHGAWWSRGAFLGMFEDCLEALKASGFGEGMRLGLLLPNSPLFWALTLAAWRLGGAVAPLNWRGVLDSRTLEHLDLFGIVEAEGSEASLASLVPRTTGSLDGGIQPFIGRKCVQDSPDVAVVFQTSGTTGTPKAVPLTHRNLLANSEACVRHVADLKDDDVFLNALPNFHALGFTVCGLIPLLFGFPQVVVPSFMPPEGTAEAVRKGDVTVLPAVPIMISMLIGAFMRKGASPSSLRMVISGGDRLPPKLDQRCQSVLGVPVLEGYGLTETSPVLAVNPSKAQRRPGTVGTFIPGVEHMVLRSDGSPAGEGEEGRLLVRGPSIFEGYFRNPELNRARFHDGWFDTEDLVKVDRDGYVTLVARVSDLIIVGGFNVYPQEVEAVIMEHPKVKDVAVVGVPNPLSGQAVKAFVIPRNGEMPTLREIAEFCKARLPHYKIPRSLEVVDQFPRSSIGEVVKRELRGR; from the coding sequence GTGAATCATAGACTGGACGAGGCTATCTTGAAGAGGCTTGGCACCGGAGAGGGGGAGCACTGTCTTTGGTGGCATGGCGCCTGGTGGTCCAGGGGGGCGTTCCTCGGCATGTTCGAGGACTGCCTTGAGGCCCTCAAGGCGAGCGGTTTTGGGGAGGGGATGAGGCTGGGGCTCCTTTTGCCCAACAGCCCCCTGTTCTGGGCCCTTACCCTTGCGGCTTGGCGCCTTGGGGGGGCGGTGGCGCCCCTTAACTGGCGGGGCGTTTTGGACTCCAGGACGTTGGAGCACCTGGACCTCTTCGGCATCGTGGAGGCCGAGGGAAGCGAGGCGTCCTTGGCGTCTTTGGTTCCCAGGACCACCGGGAGCCTGGACGGGGGGATCCAGCCCTTCATCGGCCGAAAGTGCGTACAAGACAGCCCGGACGTGGCGGTGGTGTTTCAGACCTCCGGCACCACCGGCACGCCCAAGGCGGTGCCCCTTACACACCGCAACCTTCTTGCCAACTCGGAGGCCTGCGTGAGGCACGTGGCGGATCTCAAGGACGACGACGTGTTCCTAAACGCCCTGCCCAACTTCCATGCCCTGGGCTTCACCGTGTGCGGCCTTATACCGCTCCTGTTCGGCTTTCCCCAGGTGGTGGTGCCCTCCTTCATGCCCCCCGAGGGGACAGCGGAGGCGGTCCGCAAGGGGGACGTCACGGTCCTGCCGGCGGTTCCCATAATGATCTCCATGCTCATAGGCGCCTTCATGAGGAAGGGGGCGTCCCCAAGTTCCCTCAGGATGGTCATATCCGGCGGGGACCGGCTGCCCCCTAAGCTGGACCAGCGTTGCCAGTCGGTGCTGGGCGTTCCGGTTCTGGAGGGATACGGCCTTACGGAGACGTCGCCGGTCCTGGCGGTGAACCCCTCGAAGGCCCAAAGGCGTCCTGGCACCGTGGGGACCTTCATCCCAGGGGTTGAACACATGGTGCTGCGTTCCGACGGATCCCCCGCCGGAGAGGGGGAGGAGGGCCGTCTTCTGGTGAGGGGCCCCTCGATCTTCGAGGGCTACTTCAGGAACCCGGAGCTCAACCGGGCCAGGTTCCACGACGGGTGGTTCGACACCGAGGACCTGGTTAAGGTGGACCGGGACGGTTACGTCACCTTGGTGGCCCGGGTGAGCGACCTCATCATCGTGGGGGGCTTCAACGTGTATCCCCAGGAGGTGGAGGCGGTGATCATGGAGCACCCCAAGGTCAAGGACGTGGCGGTGGTGGGGGTGCCCAACCCCTTAAGCGGCCAGGCGGTAAAGGCCTTCGTGATCCCACGAAACGGAGAGATGCCCACCTTGAGGGAGATAGCGGAGTTCTGCAAGGCAAGACTCCCGCACTACAAGATACCAAGATCCCTTGAGGTGGTGGATCAGTTCCCCAGGTCCAGCATAGGTGAGGTAGTCAAGAGGGAGTTGAGGGGTAGATGA
- a CDS encoding RsmB/NOP family class I SAM-dependent RNA methyltransferase codes for MTVWKEVGEGAFASEALRRVSGQLLPGDRKLAALLVYGALRRRSLWRFMLEKRLRRPFKDLKPVTRDALMLGLAGLMELKHFNPGPLYKGLAQVMKDQGADEEVPLFHGVLKRLEREGQEFLDRLKASTSSRDVAMYYGLPLWGLSRFMDQWGPKKGRELARLMAMTRYSAFFVPPAERERLMDAMRSAGIRCWPSDELEFSVRTCFHGFPPEVPGYREGLLRPMSESSMWVVRCAGHLARGGRVLDMCCGRGIKGSALLTLDQRVTLEGWDISEGKVKAARADLDLRGLSHRGVIRAGDALTLIPKEDPDLVLLDAPCSGSGTWGRHPEGKWRMSPEEADRLSELQRQLLDRALSLVPKGGRVVYSTCSLFREENERVVGEVLSSRRDVVEEPFPFKGVDIVKGRPFGVYVWPRLPWVDGFYCAVLYRRG; via the coding sequence TTGACGGTTTGGAAGGAAGTTGGGGAGGGGGCCTTTGCGTCGGAGGCCCTGCGGAGGGTTTCGGGCCAGCTCTTACCGGGGGACAGGAAGCTGGCGGCCCTTTTGGTTTACGGGGCCTTAAGACGCCGCAGCCTGTGGCGGTTCATGTTGGAAAAGCGCCTTAGGCGCCCCTTCAAGGACCTGAAGCCCGTCACCCGGGACGCCCTCATGCTGGGCCTTGCGGGCTTGATGGAGCTTAAGCACTTCAACCCGGGCCCTCTCTACAAGGGGCTGGCCCAGGTGATGAAGGATCAAGGGGCCGATGAGGAGGTTCCCCTGTTCCACGGCGTTTTGAAGCGCCTTGAGAGGGAGGGGCAGGAGTTCCTGGACCGCCTCAAGGCCAGCACCTCCTCACGGGACGTGGCCATGTACTACGGGCTTCCCCTCTGGGGGCTGAGCCGCTTCATGGACCAGTGGGGCCCCAAGAAGGGCCGGGAGCTGGCCCGGCTGATGGCCATGACCCGTTACTCCGCCTTCTTCGTGCCTCCCGCGGAGAGGGAGAGGCTCATGGATGCCATGCGGTCCGCCGGGATTCGCTGCTGGCCCTCCGATGAGCTGGAGTTCTCGGTGAGGACCTGTTTTCACGGCTTCCCGCCGGAGGTTCCCGGCTACCGGGAGGGGCTTCTTCGCCCCATGAGCGAGTCCTCCATGTGGGTGGTCCGCTGCGCCGGTCATCTTGCAAGGGGCGGCAGGGTCCTTGACATGTGCTGCGGCAGGGGTATCAAGGGGTCCGCGCTGCTCACGTTGGACCAGCGGGTAACCCTGGAGGGCTGGGACATATCGGAGGGGAAGGTGAAGGCCGCCAGGGCGGATTTGGACCTGCGGGGCTTGTCCCACCGGGGCGTCATAAGGGCGGGGGACGCTTTGACGCTGATCCCTAAGGAGGATCCTGATCTTGTGCTGCTGGACGCCCCCTGCAGCGGAAGCGGCACCTGGGGCAGGCATCCCGAGGGGAAGTGGCGTATGTCCCCCGAGGAGGCGGACAGGCTCTCGGAGCTTCAGCGTCAGCTTCTGGACCGGGCGTTGAGCCTCGTGCCCAAGGGGGGGCGAGTGGTCTACTCCACCTGCAGCCTCTTTCGGGAGGAGAACGAGCGGGTGGTGGGGGAGGTGCTGTCCTCCCGGCGGGACGTGGTGGAGGAGCCGTTCCCCTTTAAGGGCGTGGACATAGTCAAGGGGCGTCCTTTCGGCGTCTACGTGTGGCCCAGGCTGCCCTGGGTGGACGGATTTTACTGCGCGGTGCTCTACCGGCGCGGTTAG
- a CDS encoding DegT/DnrJ/EryC1/StrS family aminotransferase gives MSSIPSFDLKRNYDRVRQEIREAVDKVLESQHFILGPEVKAFEDEFASYLGVPHAVGCASGSDALLLALMALGVGPGDEVITTPFTFFASTSCISRLGARAVYVDVDMDTYNMRMDMVMDAVTPRTKAVLPVHIFGQMCPLEEIASQLKERGIALVEDCAQSFGAVRRVGGGILRGGAVGDLSCFSFFPTKNLGCYGDGGLVATTDPEMEKRLRSLRVHGSSATYFHDEVGLNSRLDEIQAAILRVRLRHAEQWNEERRAVAERYRLLFAAHDLLEFVTPPMELEGNRHVFHQYVVRAKDRDELQKFLAQRGITTRVYYPLSLHLQPCFRYLGYKEGDFPASEALAGQVLALPMFPELTPEEQEAVVGAMKEFYSR, from the coding sequence TTGAGTTCGATACCTTCGTTCGATCTAAAGAGGAACTACGACAGGGTCCGCCAGGAGATCCGAGAGGCGGTTGACAAGGTCCTTGAGAGCCAGCACTTCATACTGGGGCCCGAGGTCAAGGCCTTTGAGGATGAGTTCGCGTCGTACCTTGGGGTGCCCCACGCGGTGGGCTGCGCCTCCGGCAGCGACGCGCTGCTATTGGCCCTCATGGCCCTTGGGGTGGGCCCTGGGGATGAGGTTATAACCACCCCCTTCACGTTCTTCGCCAGCACCAGCTGCATATCCCGCCTTGGCGCCAGGGCGGTCTACGTTGACGTGGACATGGACACGTACAACATGAGGATGGACATGGTGATGGACGCGGTGACGCCTAGGACCAAGGCGGTGCTTCCGGTGCACATCTTCGGCCAGATGTGCCCCTTGGAGGAGATAGCCTCCCAGCTTAAGGAGCGGGGGATAGCCCTGGTGGAGGACTGCGCCCAGTCCTTTGGGGCGGTCCGCCGGGTGGGGGGCGGCATATTGAGGGGCGGTGCGGTGGGCGACCTGTCATGTTTCTCCTTCTTCCCCACCAAGAACCTGGGCTGCTACGGGGACGGGGGGCTTGTGGCCACCACGGACCCCGAGATGGAGAAGAGGCTTCGGTCCCTTCGGGTGCACGGCTCCTCCGCCACCTACTTCCACGACGAGGTGGGGCTCAACAGCCGGCTTGACGAGATCCAGGCGGCCATACTCCGGGTGAGGCTTCGGCACGCGGAGCAGTGGAACGAGGAGAGGCGGGCCGTAGCGGAGCGGTACCGGCTGCTCTTCGCCGCCCACGACCTCTTGGAGTTCGTGACTCCTCCCATGGAGCTTGAGGGCAACCGGCACGTGTTCCACCAGTACGTGGTGAGGGCCAAGGACCGGGACGAGCTGCAGAAGTTCCTGGCCCAGCGGGGGATCACCACCCGGGTGTACTACCCCCTCTCGCTGCACCTGCAGCCCTGCTTCCGCTACCTGGGCTACAAGGAGGGGGACTTCCCCGCCAGCGAGGCCTTGGCCGGCCAGGTGCTCGCCCTTCCCATGTTCCCGGAGCTGACGCCGGAGGAGCAGGAGGCGGTGGTGGGGGCCATGAAGGAGTTCTACTCCCGCTGA
- a CDS encoding PASTA domain-containing protein produces MGRFLKLGVLISLLVIVGSAYMALRLVFFESPEVQVPAVIGMDAVKAVEALRSQGLVARIDQVDSSQPQGMVVSQWPDPGEKVERGKVVILKASRGGRVVTVPDVRGLEMGEAVKRLSDAGLKVSDVLKVRDGVTPSGKVIAQNPASPASVPSTASVSLLVSQGLEGEDLVEIPDLTGQAVDQAMLMLTQMGLKGAVGARVKTQAFPEGVVVSHLPRMGAKVPPGSTVSLRVAAGGSEGAPSTAVQPQGAPGVTEGAPKAETSTGTSAPKVEQKQEEPKPKEAPKLSLPAGSEGKVEPKEAAKVSGGPLRTAKIRYQVPPLTQPMALKIELVDDDGARVVKEAQVKGGEYVAVDAPFRGEARVVIYLGGEFVWQDRYR; encoded by the coding sequence ATGGGCCGTTTTTTGAAGCTTGGGGTTCTCATCTCCCTTTTGGTCATAGTGGGCTCCGCCTACATGGCCCTCAGGCTGGTCTTCTTTGAGAGCCCGGAGGTGCAGGTGCCTGCGGTGATAGGCATGGACGCGGTGAAGGCGGTGGAGGCCCTTAGGTCACAGGGGTTGGTGGCCAGGATAGACCAGGTGGACTCCTCGCAGCCCCAGGGTATGGTGGTGTCCCAGTGGCCGGACCCGGGGGAGAAGGTGGAGCGGGGCAAGGTGGTGATCCTCAAGGCCAGCCGGGGTGGTCGGGTGGTTACGGTGCCCGACGTGAGGGGGCTGGAGATGGGGGAGGCGGTGAAGAGGCTTTCCGACGCAGGGCTTAAGGTGTCCGACGTGCTCAAGGTTCGGGACGGCGTGACCCCCTCGGGCAAGGTCATAGCCCAGAACCCCGCATCCCCCGCGTCGGTCCCAAGCACCGCGTCGGTGAGCCTCCTTGTGAGCCAGGGGCTGGAAGGGGAGGATCTGGTGGAGATCCCGGACCTCACCGGCCAGGCGGTGGATCAGGCGATGCTAATGCTGACCCAGATGGGCCTTAAGGGAGCGGTGGGGGCCCGGGTGAAGACCCAGGCCTTCCCCGAGGGGGTGGTGGTGTCCCACCTGCCCAGGATGGGGGCCAAGGTCCCGCCGGGCAGCACCGTGTCGCTGCGAGTGGCGGCGGGAGGCTCCGAGGGTGCCCCTTCGACGGCGGTACAGCCCCAGGGGGCGCCGGGGGTAACGGAGGGGGCCCCTAAGGCCGAAACATCCACCGGGACCTCCGCTCCCAAGGTGGAGCAGAAGCAAGAGGAGCCAAAGCCCAAGGAGGCGCCGAAGCTCAGCTTGCCGGCGGGTTCGGAGGGTAAGGTGGAGCCCAAGGAGGCGGCTAAGGTCTCCGGCGGGCCTTTGAGGACCGCCAAGATAAGGTATCAGGTGCCCCCCCTCACCCAGCCCATGGCCCTTAAGATAGAACTGGTGGACGATGACGGCGCCAGGGTTGTGAAAGAGGCCCAGGTCAAGGGCGGGGAGTACGTGGCGGTGGACGCTCCGTTCCGGGGGGAGGCCCGGGTGGTCATATATCTGGGAGGCGAGTTCGTATGGCAGGACCGGTATCGGTAG